From the Mesotoga prima MesG1.Ag.4.2 genome, the window GAAACTAACTGTCATCTATGTCGGGCTTTCTGTTACATTATCAATTTTCCTTGGTTTCATAATCGCTATGCTCCTCACTCAGAACGTTCCAGGAACGAAACTTTACAGGACCTTTCTCTTCGCGCCCTATGCTATTTCGCCGGCGATAGCCGGCACCCTTTGGACCTTCCTTTTGAACCCGGTTGTTGGCCACGTAAACTATGTATTCATGAAACTATTCGGACTTCAGGTTGAATGGTTAACGTCAAAGCCTTACGCGTTCTACGCGTTGATCTTTGCGACAGTGTGGAAGATCTTGCCTTTCAATATGATCTTCTATATTGCAAGTATTCAGAACGTCTCGGGAGACCTTCTTGAAGCAGCGACTCTTGATGGAGCAGGGGTCATGAAAAAGACCTGGAGAATCATATTTCCTTTAGTTTCACCAATAACATTCTATTTGGTCATTATGAACATTGTCAGCACGATGTTCACGTCGTTTGCAATAGTCGATGTAATGACGAAGGGCGGTCCTGGAGGTTACACGACAAATATGATATATAGGCTTTATCTTGACGCATTCACTTATCAGAAAAGAGGACCCGCCTCGGCGCAAAGCGTAATAATGTTCATGATAATGGTCGTAGTCACAATAGTCTACTTCACCGTTGCGGAAAGACGAGTTCACTATCAATGAGGTGTAGTCATGAAGAAGTCCACTAGGAAGTTAGTTAATACAATAATCATAGAGATAATATTGATCACAGTATCT encodes:
- a CDS encoding carbohydrate ABC transporter permease, coding for MRKWLPYLLLVPTFLIIVLFIYYPAVEAFRMSLYRVSTFGNKTTFVGIQNYINLFNNEQYISSVKLTVIYVGLSVTLSIFLGFIIAMLLTQNVPGTKLYRTFLFAPYAISPAIAGTLWTFLLNPVVGHVNYVFMKLFGLQVEWLTSKPYAFYALIFATVWKILPFNMIFYIASIQNVSGDLLEAATLDGAGVMKKTWRIIFPLVSPITFYLVIMNIVSTMFTSFAIVDVMTKGGPGGYTTNMIYRLYLDAFTYQKRGPASAQSVIMFMIMVVVTIVYFTVAERRVHYQ